A part of Neodiprion pinetum isolate iyNeoPine1 chromosome 4, iyNeoPine1.2, whole genome shotgun sequence genomic DNA contains:
- the IscU gene encoding iron-sulfur cluster assembly scaffold protein IscU, translated as MSLLRVLPKKFTDAASVLSRSVPVVSYHANVLDHYENPRNVGSLDKNDKHVGTGLVGAPACGDVMKLQIKVDENGKITDAKFKTFGCGSAIASSSLATEWVKGKTVDQALELKNTDIAKELCLPPVKLHCSMLAEDAIKAALSDYRIKQQPKAKTASGSNEV; from the exons ATGTCTTTACTTCGTGTTTTGCCGAAAAAATTTACGGATGCGGCAAGTGTTCTATCCCGAAGTGTACCCGTTGTGTCATATCATGCCAAT GTGCTAGACCACTATGAAAATCCGAGGAATGTTGGTTCTCTTGATAAAAATGACAAACATGTGGGCACTGGCCTTGTAGGAGCTCCGGCATGTGGCGATGTCATGAAACTTCAAATAAAAGTtgatgaaaatggaaaaatcactgATGCTAAATTCAAGACATTTGGCTGCGGATCAGCTATCGCCTCTAGCTCTCTTGCTACTGAATGGGTTAAGGGTAAAACG GTTGACCAAGCATTGGAGCTAAAGAACACTGACATTGCAAAGGAACTTTGCCTTCCACCAGTCAAGCTACATTGTTCGA TGCTTGCAGAGGATGCAATCAAGGCAGCACTTTCTGATTACCGCATTAAGCAGCAACCAAAAGCCAAAACAGCATCTGGCAGTAATGAAGTTTAG
- the Scm gene encoding polycomb protein Scm — translation MSANQGKMRGPGRPPKPKSSCTWCGETKQPLKYVLPTQHGKKEFCSETCLSEYRKAYIRGACVQCDNVIRGTPVRLEQRDTPIKDFCSSFCLNKHQKKESESRKNNGEQPSPAASPAPSGLPSGSSIPSTTQSYTGTNSQPTVSQSPSTSSGPFQYETYQTFDWELYLKETNSVAAPIDCFKQHEVPPTNEFKMGMKLEALDPRNLTSTCIATVVGVLGPRLRLRLDGSDNKNDFWRLVDSNEIHPIGHCEKSGGMLQPPLGFRMNASSWPMFLLKTLNGAEMAPAKVFKREPKDPRSNLFEVGYKLEAIDKKNPQLICTATVGAVKDDIIHITFDGWRGAFDYWCRYDSRDIFPAGWCFKSGHPLQPPRQKSTGQNRFKSRTSNVLPVLTVSGGEPAVALVSPAGSSVPPQPATEPDTSTANTKTRQFENVTMFVNHNCSSGPYFDPRKVKAMPAQFGSGPMLSVTRDIFQALLMAAISPRQMLSLLKRGEGECINLTLESKPTSVRLPVFLEEEDFYTYIRRQLEDVCACEHMLFRRKEQCTKCPVQQSPSNKRDESNGTAEKRRWSSDSQQNPTTTAPPLQSSPGPVSTNIPTSPTAAKQPRKPVLELEAATSTTQSESPASRISSSEPAEWTIEDVIQYIAATDPALGQHADLFRKHEIDGKALLLLNSDMMMKYMGLKLGPALKICNLVNRIKGRRHLML, via the exons ATGTCTGCTAACCAAGGGAAGATGCGAG GCCCAGGTCGACCACCTAAACCAAAGAGTTCCTGCACTTGGTGCGGAGAAACAAAGCAGCCGTTGAAATACGTACTGCCGACACAGCATGGAAAAAAAGAGTTTTGTTCAGAAACTTGTTTATCCGAGTATCGCAAAGCCTACATCAGAGGGGCCTGCGTGCAGTGCGATAATGTGATTAGAGGGACTCCAGTCAGACTGGAACAGCGTGATACTCCAATCAAGGATTTTTGCTCTTCTTTCTGTCTTAATAAGCATCAAAAAAAAGAGAGTGAATCAAGAAAAA ACAATGGTGAGCAACCATCTCCTGCAGCCTCTCCTGCACCTTCTGGCCTCCCTAGTGGAAGTAGCATCCCTTCGACAACGCAATCTTATACCGGCACCAATAGTCAACCAACTGTATCTCAGTCTCCTTCAACATCATCTGGTCCTTTCCAGTATGAGACGTACCAAACGTTTGATTGGGAATTATATCTCAAAGAGACCAACAGTGTGGCTGCACCTATTGATTGCTTTAAACAG CACGAAGTTCCGCCaacaaatgaatttaaaatggGAATGAAACTTGAGGCACTGGACCCTCGCAACTTGACTTCTACATGCATCGCAACAGTAGTTGGAGTCTTGGGGCCGAGATTAAGATTGCGACTCGATGGTTCGGATAACAAAAACGATTTTTGGCGCTTGGTAGATAGCAATGAAATACATCCGATTGGTCACTGCGAAAAATCTGGGGGAATGTTACAACCACCGCTAGGTTTCCGGATGAATGCATCTAGCTGGCCAATGTTTCTTTTGAAAACGCTTAATGGCGCTGAAATGGCACCAGCTAAAGTTTTTAAACGGGAACCAAAAGATCCACGTTCCAATCTCTTCGAAGTTGGGTACAAGCTCGAAGCTATTGATAAGAAAAATCCACAACTTATATGCACAGCAACTGTTGGCGCTGTAAAGGATGACATTATTCACATAACTTTCGATGGATGGAGAGGTGCTTTTGATTACTGGTGCCGTTACGATTCTCGGGATATATTTCCTGCAGGCTGGTGCTTTAAAAGCGGACATCCGCTACAGCCACCGAGGCAAAAAT CAACTGGACAAAACAGATTCAAATCGAGGACAAGTAATGTCTTGCCAGTGCTTACTGTGTCAGGGGGAGAACCAGCAGTAGCCTTAGTCAGCCCAGCTGGATCGAGCGTACCTCCGCAACCGGCGACAGAACCAGATACAAGCACGGCAAATACCAAAACtcgtcaatttgaaaatg TAACGATGTTTGTGAATCACAATTGTTCATCTGGTCCTTATTTTGATCCTCGTAAAGTGAAAGCTATGCCCGCTCAGTTTGGTTCAGGACCAATGCTAAGCGTGACAAGAGACATTTTTCAAGCCCTGTTAATGGCAGCGATCAGCCCCAGACAAATGCTAAGTTTGTTGAAACGGGGTGAAGGAGAGTGCATTAATCTGACTCTTGAAAGCAAACCAACATCTGTGAGGTTACCAGTGTTtttagaagaagaagattttTACACATACATCAGAAGACAACTCGAAGATGTGTGTGCCTGTGAACATATGCTCTTCAGGCGAAAGGAACAGTGTACAAAATGTCCTGTACAGCAATCGCCATCCAACAAAAGGGACGAGTCTAATGGCACAGCTGAGAAACGGAGATGGTCCTCCGATAGCCAACAAAATCCCACAACCACCGCACCACCCCTCCAATCCAGTCCTGGCCCTGTTTCTACAAACATACCAACCTCACCCACAGCAGCCAAACAACCGAGAAAGCCGGTCCTTG AATTAGAAGCAGCCACATCGACAACACAATCTGAAAGTCCAGCTAGCAGAATCTCTTCTTCAGAGCCTGCTGAGTGGACTATAGAGGATGTCATTCAATACATAGCTGCGACGGATCCTGCATTAGGCCAACATGCAGATCTATTCAGGAAACAT GAAATTGATGGTAAGGCGCTGCTGCTTCTGAACTCAGACATGATGATGAAGTACATGGGTTTGAAGTTGGGTCCAGCACTAAAAATTTGCAACCTTGTAAATCGTATTAAAGGTAGAAGACATCTGATGCTGTGA